One Capsicum annuum cultivar UCD-10X-F1 chromosome 2, UCD10Xv1.1, whole genome shotgun sequence genomic window carries:
- the LOC107860756 gene encoding protein LYK2 isoform X1 → MVLVANSSIRISLTNLTGECMNLQREMLFVNDELIKLFSKFQLIYIYITTRSWSCGLRLSTNITFFQVGLKNWTALVTLTFCMCLFHFFVYLQLVQCQWCWARGLTCNILSSIFSPQKEKRKGESSRKHDGQELTKTTTKGESFNSIAQSLEGLTSCKAIHEKNPNVTPWGLSEKTLLSIPLRCACPSPQELSPQTKLLLSYPVKQGDALAALATSFNTTAERIIDANRRSSGGSFRPEGLSPASTLLIPLEGKPNLGSFTRPLQSNLGYPAASIASSKVHKKKSKMRMMRVYIAVAVVAFVAIAVLAAVFLFIFLRRKKDETSKEGDTELQKLSLSVRTTSEKKVSFEGSQNDLDGQIIDATSHKLLVETYTIEDIKKATEEFDSSNLIEDSVFHGRISGKSFAIKQMETRSISKIDFGILNDAIHHHPNIIRLLGTCVTEGPDSFLVFEYAKNGSLKDWLHGGRAMKNQFIASCDCFLTWNQRLRICLDVATALQFMHHIIDPAYVHRNIKSRNIFLDEEFKAKVGNFGMARCVDDEFAKGYLAPEYLEREILAPSIDIFAFGVILLEVLSGQSPISSGGGTEGEDEAALSEKIKVILGSENADELREWIDSALGENYSFDAAVTLANLARACVEKDPSLRPNAGEIVEKLSRLVDQVLEGEEQLIISESACKPLFKAEATSTTM, encoded by the exons ATGGTATTGGTAGCTAACTCTTCCATCAGAATATCCCTCACAAATCTAACTGGGGAATGCATGAATTTGCAAAGGGAGATGCTTTTCGTGAACGATGAATTAATAAAACTCTTCTCCAAATttcaacttatatatatatatattactactagGTCATGGTCATGTGGGTTACGTTTATCGACAAACATAACCTTTTTTCAAGTTGGCCTCAAAAATTGGACAGCTCTCGTTACCCTCACTTTCTGTATGTgcctttttcatttctttgtttatCTACAGCTTGTTCAATGTCAATGGTGCTGGGCACGTGGTCTCACGTGCAATATTCTTTCTTCCATCTTTTctccccaaaaagaaaaaagaaagggagAATCGTCGAGAAAACATGATGGACAAG AGCTAACAAAGACTACTACCAAAGGCGAGAGCTTTAACAGCATTGCTCAATCTTTGGAAGGTTTAACGAGTTGCAAAGCCATTCATGAGAAAAATCCAAATGTTACTCCATGGGGTCTATCTGAGAAAACTCTGCTGTCGATTCCATTGAGATGTGCTTGTCCATCTCCGCAAGAACTTAGTCCACAGACAAAACTTTTGCTCTCTTACCCCGTGAAGCAAGGGGATGCGCTTGCAGCTTTAGCAACCAGCTTCAATACTACTGCTGAAAGAATAATTGATGCCAATCGAAGATCGTCAGGAGGTAGTTTTAGACCTGAAGGACTTTCACCAGCTTCAACTCTTTTGATTCCTCTTGAAG GTAAACCCAATCTTGGATCATTCACAAGACCTCTGCAGTCGAATTTGGGATATCCAGCAGCAAGCATAGCGTCATCCAAAGTACATAAAAAGAAGTCCAAAATGCGGATGATGAGAGTTTATATTGCTGTTGCTGTGGTTGCATTCGTGGCAATTGCCGTGCTTGCAGCAGTTTTCTTGTTCATTTTTCTCAGGAGGAAGAAGGATGAAACGAGTAAGGAAGGAGATACGGAGCTACAAAAGTTAAGTTTGAGCGTGAGAACTACCAGTGAAAAGAAAGTTTCATTCGAGGGGTCTCAAAATGATCTTGATGGTCAGATTATTGATGCAACCTCACATAAGCTATTGGTTGAGACCTACACAATTGAAGATATAAAGAAGGCAACCGAGGAATTCGATTCCTCCAATCTTATTGAGGATTCTGTATTCCATGGACGGATCAGTGGTAAAAGTTTCGCAATCAAACAGATGGAGACGCGCagtatctcaaaaatagattttgggatacTCAACGATGCAattcatcatcatccaaatattATCAGGCTCTTAGGGACGTGCGTGACAGAGGGTCCTGATTCGTTCTTGGTTTTTGAATATGCTAAAAATGGTTCATTAAAGGACTGGCTTCATGGTGGCCGAGCAATGAAAAACCAATTCATTGCTTCCTGTGACTGTTTCTTGACATGGAATCAAAGGCTAAGGATCTGTCTAGATGTAGCTACTGCGTTGCAATTTATGCACCATATAATAGATCCTGCTTATGTTCACCGAAACATAAAGAGCCGGAACATTTTTCTTGATGAAGAATTTAAGGCAAAAGTTGGTAATTTTGGCATGGCTCGATGTGTTGATGATGAATTTGCAAAAGGTTACCTGGCACCAGAGTATCTTGAAAGAGAAATCCTCGCCCCGAGCATTGACATTTTTGCTTTTGGGGTGATTTTGCTTGAGGTTTTATCAGGCCAATCACCTATAAGCAGTGGCGGTGGTACTGAAGGAGAAGATGAAGCTGCGCTCTCTGAGAAAATAAAGGTTATTTTGGGGTCTGAGAACGCGGATGAGCTAAGGGAATGGATCGACAGCGCGTTGGGAGAGAATTATTCTTTTGATGCAGCAGTGACTTTGGCAAATTTGGCTAGAGCATGCGTGGAGAAAGACCCGTCATTAAGACCAAATGCTGGTGAAATTGTGGAGAAGTTGTCAAGATTGGTTGACCAAGTACTGGAAGGAGAGGAGCAACTCATAATCTCCGAAAGCGCTTGCAAACCTTTGTTCAAGGCTGAAGCCACCAGTACTACCATGTGA
- the LOC107860755 gene encoding putative calcium-binding protein CML19: MAEYKQHQRLFDRFDKNKDGKISAEELQQCVHLIGKDMSYEEAEAAVEHNDSDNDGLLDFDDFVRLIEGGSEEEKRHELKEAFRMYEMEGCGCITPESLNRMLARLGESRTIDECRRMICRYDIDGDGLLNFDEFEIMMRC; encoded by the coding sequence ATGGCAGAATACAAGCAGCACCAACGCCTATTTGACCGCTTTGATAAGAACAAAGACGGGAAAATATCAGCAGAGGAGCTTCAACAGTGTGTGCATTTGATCGGCAAAGACATGTCGTATGAGGAAGCAGAGGCTGCGGTTGAGCACAATGACTCGGACAACGACGGCttattggattttgatgattttgttaGATTAATTGAAGGCGGAAGCGAAGAAGAGAAGCGTCATGAGTTGAAGGAGGCATTCAGGATGTACGAGATGGAGGGATGTGGATGCATAACACCTGAGAGCTTGAATAGAATGCTTGCTAGATTGGGAGAATCGAGAACTATTGATGAATGCAGAAGAATGATTTGCCGCTATGATATTGATGGTGATGGTCTCCTTAATTTCGATGAGTTTGAGATTATGATGCGTTGCTAG
- the LOC107860756 gene encoding protein LYK2 isoform X2, translating into MIVHLQFRAFVFFFFVAVSALGEDLLSCESKSPAASGYRCDRNVQPLQCGTFAVLRTNSYYSSLFNLSSYLGINRYVLGEANGFSADTEFLAIDQPLVIPLDCKCIGGFFEAELTKTTTKGESFNSIAQSLEGLTSCKAIHEKNPNVTPWGLSEKTLLSIPLRCACPSPQELSPQTKLLLSYPVKQGDALAALATSFNTTAERIIDANRRSSGGSFRPEGLSPASTLLIPLEGKPNLGSFTRPLQSNLGYPAASIASSKVHKKKSKMRMMRVYIAVAVVAFVAIAVLAAVFLFIFLRRKKDETSKEGDTELQKLSLSVRTTSEKKVSFEGSQNDLDGQIIDATSHKLLVETYTIEDIKKATEEFDSSNLIEDSVFHGRISGKSFAIKQMETRSISKIDFGILNDAIHHHPNIIRLLGTCVTEGPDSFLVFEYAKNGSLKDWLHGGRAMKNQFIASCDCFLTWNQRLRICLDVATALQFMHHIIDPAYVHRNIKSRNIFLDEEFKAKVGNFGMARCVDDEFAKGYLAPEYLEREILAPSIDIFAFGVILLEVLSGQSPISSGGGTEGEDEAALSEKIKVILGSENADELREWIDSALGENYSFDAAVTLANLARACVEKDPSLRPNAGEIVEKLSRLVDQVLEGEEQLIISESACKPLFKAEATSTTM; encoded by the exons ATGATAGTCCATCTTCAGTTCCGGgcttttgtatttttcttctttgttgcTGTTTCGGCTCTTGGAGAGGACTTACTGAGCTGCGAGTCGAAATCTCCAGCTGCTTCTGGCTATCGATGTGACCGTAACGTGCAGCCATTGCAATGTGGGACATTTGCGGTTCTTCGGACTAATTCATATTACTCTTCACTTTTCAATCTGAGCTCTTATTTGGGTATCAATCGATACGTTTTAGGAGAAGCAAATGGCTTTTCTGCTGATACAGAGTTTCTTGCTATCGATCAGCCTTTAgtaattccattagattgtaAGTGCATTGGTGGTTTCTTTGAAGCAGAGCTAACAAAGACTACTACCAAAGGCGAGAGCTTTAACAGCATTGCTCAATCTTTGGAAGGTTTAACGAGTTGCAAAGCCATTCATGAGAAAAATCCAAATGTTACTCCATGGGGTCTATCTGAGAAAACTCTGCTGTCGATTCCATTGAGATGTGCTTGTCCATCTCCGCAAGAACTTAGTCCACAGACAAAACTTTTGCTCTCTTACCCCGTGAAGCAAGGGGATGCGCTTGCAGCTTTAGCAACCAGCTTCAATACTACTGCTGAAAGAATAATTGATGCCAATCGAAGATCGTCAGGAGGTAGTTTTAGACCTGAAGGACTTTCACCAGCTTCAACTCTTTTGATTCCTCTTGAAG GTAAACCCAATCTTGGATCATTCACAAGACCTCTGCAGTCGAATTTGGGATATCCAGCAGCAAGCATAGCGTCATCCAAAGTACATAAAAAGAAGTCCAAAATGCGGATGATGAGAGTTTATATTGCTGTTGCTGTGGTTGCATTCGTGGCAATTGCCGTGCTTGCAGCAGTTTTCTTGTTCATTTTTCTCAGGAGGAAGAAGGATGAAACGAGTAAGGAAGGAGATACGGAGCTACAAAAGTTAAGTTTGAGCGTGAGAACTACCAGTGAAAAGAAAGTTTCATTCGAGGGGTCTCAAAATGATCTTGATGGTCAGATTATTGATGCAACCTCACATAAGCTATTGGTTGAGACCTACACAATTGAAGATATAAAGAAGGCAACCGAGGAATTCGATTCCTCCAATCTTATTGAGGATTCTGTATTCCATGGACGGATCAGTGGTAAAAGTTTCGCAATCAAACAGATGGAGACGCGCagtatctcaaaaatagattttgggatacTCAACGATGCAattcatcatcatccaaatattATCAGGCTCTTAGGGACGTGCGTGACAGAGGGTCCTGATTCGTTCTTGGTTTTTGAATATGCTAAAAATGGTTCATTAAAGGACTGGCTTCATGGTGGCCGAGCAATGAAAAACCAATTCATTGCTTCCTGTGACTGTTTCTTGACATGGAATCAAAGGCTAAGGATCTGTCTAGATGTAGCTACTGCGTTGCAATTTATGCACCATATAATAGATCCTGCTTATGTTCACCGAAACATAAAGAGCCGGAACATTTTTCTTGATGAAGAATTTAAGGCAAAAGTTGGTAATTTTGGCATGGCTCGATGTGTTGATGATGAATTTGCAAAAGGTTACCTGGCACCAGAGTATCTTGAAAGAGAAATCCTCGCCCCGAGCATTGACATTTTTGCTTTTGGGGTGATTTTGCTTGAGGTTTTATCAGGCCAATCACCTATAAGCAGTGGCGGTGGTACTGAAGGAGAAGATGAAGCTGCGCTCTCTGAGAAAATAAAGGTTATTTTGGGGTCTGAGAACGCGGATGAGCTAAGGGAATGGATCGACAGCGCGTTGGGAGAGAATTATTCTTTTGATGCAGCAGTGACTTTGGCAAATTTGGCTAGAGCATGCGTGGAGAAAGACCCGTCATTAAGACCAAATGCTGGTGAAATTGTGGAGAAGTTGTCAAGATTGGTTGACCAAGTACTGGAAGGAGAGGAGCAACTCATAATCTCCGAAAGCGCTTGCAAACCTTTGTTCAAGGCTGAAGCCACCAGTACTACCATGTGA
- the LOC107860754 gene encoding probable adenylate kinase 7, mitochondrial, translating into MAVISFLGVSARQLTIRASRKCVRAYGSAAAVQLDYEYEEEMEESAVSAKGRGVQWLIMGHPMTQRHVYARWLSKLLDAPHISMGSLVRQELHPRSTLYNKIASAVNEGKLVPEDVVFGLLSKRLEEGYCRGESGFILDGIPRTIFQAEILDKVVDIDLVLNLKCSDCYVPKNDTSNGIYAAEDQLLTRGNLMSSRVMDGAYREKQNVLAEQIKPLEEYYRKQKKLLDFQVAGGPAETWQGLLAALQLQHMRSSVGSTQLSAGC; encoded by the exons atggcagTGATTAGCTTCCTCGGAGTTTCAGCCCGACAACTTACTATTCGGGCTTCAAGAAAGTGTGTTCGGGCCTACGGTTCAGCTGCTGCAGTTCAGTTGGATTATGAGTACGAGGAGGAGATGGAGGAATCAGCAGTATCAGCTAAAGGGAGGGGAGTACAGTGGCTGATCATGGGCCACCCAATGACCCAGAGACACGTGTACGCACGGTGGCTATCAAAACTTCTTGACGCTCCCCATATTTCCATGGGCTCTCTCGTCCGTCAAGAACTCCACCCTCGCTCTACTCTCTACAACAAG ATAGCGAGTGCTGTGAATGAGGGAAAGCTTGTTCCCGAAGACGTTGTTTTTGGTTTGTTATCAAAGAGGCTAGAAGAAGGTTATTGCAGGGGTGAAAGCGGCTTCATTTTAGATGGAATTCCTCGTACAATCTTTCAGGCT GAAATCCTTGACAAAGTTGTGGACATAGATTTAGTTCTGAATCTCAAGTGTTCCGACTGTTACGTGCCAAAGAATGATACAAGCAATGGAATTTATGCAGCTGAAGATCAACTCCTTACGAGAGGTAACTTGATGTCTTCAAGGGTCATGGATGGTGCCTATAGAGAGAAGCAAAATGTCCTTGCTGAACAG ATCAAACCCTTGGAAGAATACTACAGGAAGCAGAAAAAGCTCCTTGATTTTCAAGTAGCAGGAGGGCCTGCAGAAACATGGCAAGGTCTTTTGGCTGCATTGCAACTTCAGCACATGAGGAGTTCAGTTGGTTCAACGCAGTTGTCTGCAGGATGTTGA